The Chloroflexota bacterium DNA segment CAGCGCGTCCGGCCCGCGGCGCCCAGGGTGCACGACCGGGAGGTGCGGGTGCTCGAGGAGCCGCTGAACGGCACGGACCCCCGGCAGCGCGTCGAGTTCTCGGACTTCGTGGCCCGGATGTCGACGGCGGGCAAGACCATCCTCATCTCCTCGCACATCCTGGAGGAGGTGGAGGCGCTGGCGGACCGCATCCTGCTGGTGGTGAGCGGCAAGCTGGCCGCGGCGGGCAACCACCGCGCCATCCGCGAGAAGCTGGACGAGCGCCCCTTCGTGGTGCGCCTGGTGGCGTCCAAGCAGCGGGAGATGGCTGCCGCGCTGGTGGGGCTGGAGACCGTCGAGTCCGTGCGGCTGGAGGACGGCGCCATCGAGGTGACGACGCGCAACCTTGCCGACCTGCAGCGGTCGGCGCCGCGGCTGGCGCGTGACATCGGCAGCCGCCTGTACCGCATCGAGCCGCTGGACGACTCGCTGGAGAGCGTCTTCTCCTACGTGGTGCAGCGATGATCAGCGCGCTCTTTGCCCTCTCCTTCCGGCAGGCGGCGTCGCCGCGGCGGCTCCTGCTGCTGGGCGCAATCTCCCTGTTCCCGGTGGGGCTGACCTACCTGCTGGTGCAGCTGGGAGAGGCGGACCAGAGCGGCACCGTCGAGGCTGGGCTGGAGGGGCTGGTGATCTCGCTGGTCCTGCCCCTGGTGACGATGGTGCTGGCGTCGGGCGCCTTCGGCAACGAGGTCGAGGACCGCACGCTCTCCCTGCTGACGACGAAGCCTGTGCCGCGATGGTCGCTGGCGCTGTCGAAGCTGATGGGGACCATTGCCGTGGCCGGGCCGATCATGGTGGCCGTGTCCGTCGTGGTGACGGCGCTGCCGCCGGAACGCGATGGGGGCGTCATCCTCGCGGCAGCGGTGGGCTCGGCGGTTGGGGTGATCGTCTACGCCTCAGTCTTCACCTGGGCCGGGCTGGTGACCACGCGGGCGCTGGCCTTCGGGCTGGTGTACGTGCTGCTGTGGGAGGCGCTGATCACGACCTTCCTGAGCGGCACCCGCTACCTGAGCGTCCGCAGCTACGTCATCGGCATCATGCACGGCATGGAGGGCAGCCCGTTCAACGGGGACCTGGCCATCGGGTACACGACGGCGATCGTGGGGGCGGGGGTGGTCACCGTGCTGTTCTTCGCCCTCGCGGTGCGGCGGCTGTCGCGGATGGACGTGCCGTAGGGGGGCGAGCCTCTCAAAGCACACAGCAAAAGAACGCAGAGGGCCAGAAATCTCGACCAAGGAATGCAAGCCCAAGGCAAGTAGAGGGACTGCAATGAATGGCACTCTCTTGGAAGAATCAATTGAACTTGCCAATCAGGCTTTTGAAGTCTCGTCGAGTTTGTCATTCCCAATGTGGCCGCAGGAGCGAGATTCAGGCCTATTGGAGACCTATTGGCACATTGTTCTCCTTGGTAGCCTTTGCAGAGCTAACAAGGCCTTAAGGTCAATCACTAGGCTGCTTGACTCATCGTTGGAGGACACAGTAAGTGCGGCAATCTTGAACAGACATCTCTTCGAATGTGCGGCGAACCTCATCTACATCGGCAGGGATTACAGACACACGCTGCCCGAGTTCCTCAAGAAGTCAAAGTTTCCTGGATATCCAAGGGAACTCGAAGAGTTACACTCAGAGTTTGTCGAGAACCTCTTCGCTGACGTTCCTTCACGGCGATGGAAGAAGGTAGATACAATCTGTAGAGATTTGGGCTGGAAGGACGAGTTGAAGAGCATTTATAGGGTTACCTCAGATACCTCCCATGGGGGTTCTTCAGCTCTACTACCTGAGTTCTACGAACTCCACGACATCTCTGTCAGCGATCGCAACAAGGCACATATTGTAAGTACAGGCTTGGTTTACCACCTACGTATAGCCGAAGTTATCGCGAAGAACTTCCCCGACAAGATGGACCTGACTAAAATTGCATCACTTCAGAAGTCAAACTTTGCCTTGGGTTGGAGGATTGCAGGCAGCTCTGACGATTGAGATTTAGGCTACCACCCACCTTGGCATAGGCATCATCCCCGACGCCGTTCGGCGCCTCAGTTGCATGGAAGTGCCGCAAGGGGCGACTGCCACTCGCAAGGGAGATTGCTGACCCATGACAACCACACCCACCGCCATCCTCTTTGACCTCGATAACACCCTCTTCAACCGGGTGGCTGCCTTCCTCGGCGTCGCCGGGGACTTCTATGCGGAGTTCCTGGCGTCATCGGCGTCGGTGGACCGCGACGAGGCCGTCGCGCTCATGGTGGAGTGGGACGACGACGGGTACTCCAACCGCAGCGAGATGCGGGAAGCCTGGCTCGGCCAGTGGCCCGAGGTTGGCCTGGACCTCGACGCGTTCAACCGCTGGTACCGGCGGACGATGGACCGGCGCTCGGGGCCGGACGCCGCGGTCAACGACTTCCTCGCGGAGCTCAACCGCGCGGGCATTCCGTGGGGCATCGTCACCAACGGCAGCGTCAACCAGCGGACCAAGTGCAGGACGACAGGGCTGTCGGAGCTGACGTCCACCGTCATCATCTCGGAGGAGCAGGGCTACGCGAAGCCTGACCCGCGCATCTACCGCGACGCGCTGACGGCCCTTGGCCTCGCGAGCCCCGAGGGCGTCCTGTTCGTCGGCGACAACCCCGTCACGGACATCGACGGGGCTCAGGCGTTCGGCATGCGGACGGCGTGGGTCACCCGCGGCAGGCAGTTCCCGGCGGAACTCCACCCGCCGGACATCGCCATCGAGCGCGTGACGGACCTGCGGGGGTTGCTCGGGTTGTAGGCGCGCGCGGCGTCGCTACTCCACAACCGTCAGAATGGCCGACGTCCGCACTTCCTGCGCTGTGACAGTTGTCGTGATCAGGAAGGCGCTGAGGTTCTTGATGTATGGCTGCACATCGTTGCGGAACGTGTCCCGGTCATCACCGTCCAACGCGCCGTCGATGGCTTCCACCAGGGCGAAGACGTTGAGGTACATGAAGTAGTGCACCGGGGCCGGCGCGGCATCCATGACGCGACGGAACTCCGCATTGTCGTCAAGCGAGTCTGAGGCGCCCGTCAGCGCATCATGCAACTCTTCCAGGCTCTCCAGGGTGGAGCCCAGCGCCGCCCAATCATCCATCACCACGAAGCTCGGTGAGTATTCGCCGAGGGACTCGTCCACCTGGTCCGGGGACACCGTCACAGCCTCAAATTCGCCGATGTCCTCACGGCTGTAGTCATAGTCTTGCTCAACGTTGCCGAGGAGCGTGTCCAGGGTGTCTTCCAGCGTCTCCGGGTCCTCCAGGCCGGCGAGGAGGAGGGCGTGGACGGGGGAGTCCAGTACGCCGTCTTCCGAGCTGAAATCAAAGTCACTCGGCAGCAGCGCCGCCGCCAGCTCGCCGGACAGCGTGTCCAGCACGTCTTCCTCGACGTCAATGCCGGCCTCCGCCTCAAAGTCGAGCAGCAGCTGGTGAAGATCGTCCGCGGCGTAGGGGTCCGTCTCCTCAATGATTTCCCACCACTCTACCCATGTCTCAAGGATCTCCGTGGTCGATATGGCTACGAGCGAGTCTGACGGCAGGACCTGTTGCGCTTGGACGGGTTGTCCATCCCAGTCAATGGCTTCTTCCTCAAGGAAGTAGCTGAAATCCATCCGCACACCGTCGTTCTGGAAGGAGGTGGACATGGAGACGTACACGGGCCAGTTCTCCTCCAGCTCCTCCCTCAGCTGCTCCGATGTGCCGCCGAGGTCCAGCAGGTCCGCGCCGTCCGGCCAGAGCGCCTCCAGGTCGAGGTAGCCGAAGGCGACGCGCGGCGATGGGGCCGCCTCCCGCGCCGCCGCGAAGGCCTCGTTATCCACAAGGCTCCTGCTCGGGGGGTCCTCCGTGTTCTCCGCGATGTCCATAACGGTGTCTTCGCTGTCACCGATGAGGAGGTACTCATCACTCAAAGCTATGGCAATTTCATCATCCTCAGCGATCCAGAGACTAAGGTCGTCGCTGCTATCTTCCTCTAGATCCATGCCGCTCTCGTCAGAAATATAGTCCGCCAGGTCCTCGGCAAAGTCCTCCGCGCCCTCGCGCTCGCCCACCTGGAACATGACCACCCACTCCAGGTCGTCAATGTCGTCGTTGAGGATAGCGGCGGAGATGTCGGTGCCAAGCCAGAAATTGACGTCTTCAGTCGGGTGAATGCCGGTCTCATCCTCACCCTCGTCCAGCTGCTCCTCCCGCCAGTCTTCCAGTTCAGCGGAGTCGATTTTGGAGAAGAAGTTCCCGGCGTCCAGTGTTTGACCGAGACCGGGCCGCAAGTTGACAGAGAAATAGGCCGGTGCGCTCGCTGGAATGTATTGAGCCGTGGCCTCGCTGGGATTGTTCAGGACTACAAGGACGAAAGCCGTACCCGCCGCAGCGCCCGCCGCCGATAGCGTAAACAGTCCCAGGAGTATCTTGACCAGCAGGGGCATGGCGCCTCCGTTCCCTGAGGGGACAAGTTGAAGACAGGCAGCGGGTCAGGCCAGCATTATACAGCAAGCCGCCATTGAGAAAATCCTCTGGAACCCTACGCCGCCTCCACCGCAACGCTGTCCGTGCGCTCGCCGGCGACCGACCACCCCGTCGAGAGGCCGATGACGAACCAGCCGAAGCCCAGGATGCCCGCCGCGAAGATCGTGTCGCCGATGGTGCGCAGCCAGCGGAAGACCTCCAGCACGGGCGATTGCAGGAACTCGGCGGAGCGGGCGTACCACATGCCGTGCTGCACGCTGGCCCACGTCTGCGCGAGCCCGACGGGCAGCAGGCTCATCAGCACCATCAGCATCAGCCCGACGTTCACCGACCAGAAGGCGAACCAGATCGTGCCGCTGCGCCACTCCTTTCGCACCGTCAGCACGCGCAGGCTCAGCAGCGTGAGGCCGAGCCCAAGGTTGCCGTAGACGCCGAAGAGCGCCGCGTGCGCGTGCACCGACGTCGTGTTGAGCCCCTGCATGTAGTAGAGCGCGATGGGCGGGTTGATCAGGAAGCCGAACAGGCCCGCGCCGACCAGATTCCAGAAAGCCGCCGCCACGAAGAAGTAGACCGGCCACTTGTAGTGCTGGATCCACGACGTGCGCTTCGTCATCGAGAGGTTGTCGTAGGCCTCGTAGCCCACCATGACCAGCGGCATCAGCTCCAAGGCGCTCATCGTCCCGCCGACGACGAGGATGATGGGCGTGGTGCCGGAGAAGTAGAGGTGGTGCAGCATGCCCAGCACGCCGCCCGACAGGTAGAGGATGGTGCTGAACAGGACGGCCATCGTCGCCGAGCGGACGCGCACCAGCCCCAGCCGGACGAAGACGAGGGCGATGACCGTCGTCGCAAAGACCTCGAAGAAGCCCTCCACCCACAGGTGGACGACCCACCATCGCCAGTACTCGGCGATGGCGAGGTTCGTGTGCTGCCCGGGGATGAGGCCGGGCGAGTAGAACAGCGCGATGGCGGCCACGGACAGCATGAAGATGCCCAGGAATTGCCGCCGCCGCGTGTTGCCCTCGGCCCGCTTCCACGCGTAGGCCAGCGGCCGGATCATCAGCACCAGCCACAGCAGCAGCCCGACGAACAGCAGCGTCTGCCAGAGCCGGCCGAGGTCGAGGTACTCGTACCCCTGGTGGCCGAACCAAAAGTTGACGTTCTCGCTCAGCACCTGGTGGATGGCGAGCGCCTGCCCGAACATGGAGCCGCCCACGACGACCACCAGCGCCACGAGCAGCACGTTGACGCCCAACCGCTGCAGCCGCGGCTCGTGCCCGGCGACCAGCGGCGCGAGGCACAGCCCCGTCGCGAGCCACGACGTCGCGATCCAGAGCATGCCCATCTGCACGTGCCACGTCCGCGCCAGCGAGTACGGCACGATGTCCGAGAGCGGGAAGCCGTAGAAGCCCGTGCCCTCCACGCCGTAGTGGGCGATGACAATGCCCGCGATGATCTGCCCCACGGCCAGCGCGCCCACCACCCAGAAGTACTTGTGCGTCGCGCTCATGGACGGCGTCGGTGCAATGTCGATGAGCGGGTCGGCCGCCGGCGTCCGCACCTGGGTGCGCCAGACGTCGCGGCTGGCGGCGAAGAACCACGCCAGCCCGCCGATGCCGCCGAGCAGCAGCACGAAGCTGATGACGGAGGTGACGACCATCACGGGCGTCGCGTGGTTG contains these protein-coding regions:
- a CDS encoding HAD family hydrolase — translated: MTTTPTAILFDLDNTLFNRVAAFLGVAGDFYAEFLASSASVDRDEAVALMVEWDDDGYSNRSEMREAWLGQWPEVGLDLDAFNRWYRRTMDRRSGPDAAVNDFLAELNRAGIPWGIVTNGSVNQRTKCRTTGLSELTSTVIISEEQGYAKPDPRIYRDALTALGLASPEGVLFVGDNPVTDIDGAQAFGMRTAWVTRGRQFPAELHPPDIAIERVTDLRGLLGL
- a CDS encoding ABC transporter ATP-binding protein, with translation QRVRPAAPRVHDREVRVLEEPLNGTDPRQRVEFSDFVARMSTAGKTILISSHILEEVEALADRILLVVSGKLAAAGNHRAIREKLDERPFVVRLVASKQREMAAALVGLETVESVRLEDGAIEVTTRNLADLQRSAPRLARDIGSRLYRIEPLDDSLESVFSYVVQR
- a CDS encoding nitric-oxide reductase large subunit yields the protein MENAAAFPQRPSAPQFIRAPRTRRGLRALWIGLIATVGVSFAALLYFGGEIYQMSPPVPEAIETANGQLVFDRDTIHRGMDVWRSVGGQELGSVWGHGAYQAPDWTADWLHREAVWLAETWSRARHGSAFDDLGAEQSAALQARLQEELRTNTYDEESGVITISADRTRAIQAVQSHYMGLFGDDPELHQLREDYAMPANVIPDEERREAFTSFIFWASWATVTERPGRDITYTHNWPPDDLVGNHATPVMVVTSVISFVLLLGGIGGLAWFFAASRDVWRTQVRTPAADPLIDIAPTPSMSATHKYFWVVGALAVGQIIAGIVIAHYGVEGTGFYGFPLSDIVPYSLARTWHVQMGMLWIATSWLATGLCLAPLVAGHEPRLQRLGVNVLLVALVVVVGGSMFGQALAIHQVLSENVNFWFGHQGYEYLDLGRLWQTLLFVGLLLWLVLMIRPLAYAWKRAEGNTRRRQFLGIFMLSVAAIALFYSPGLIPGQHTNLAIAEYWRWWVVHLWVEGFFEVFATTVIALVFVRLGLVRVRSATMAVLFSTILYLSGGVLGMLHHLYFSGTTPIILVVGGTMSALELMPLVMVGYEAYDNLSMTKRTSWIQHYKWPVYFFVAAAFWNLVGAGLFGFLINPPIALYYMQGLNTTSVHAHAALFGVYGNLGLGLTLLSLRVLTVRKEWRSGTIWFAFWSVNVGLMLMVLMSLLPVGLAQTWASVQHGMWYARSAEFLQSPVLEVFRWLRTIGDTIFAAGILGFGWFVIGLSTGWSVAGERTDSVAVEAA
- a CDS encoding ABC transporter permease subunit — encoded protein: MISALFALSFRQAASPRRLLLLGAISLFPVGLTYLLVQLGEADQSGTVEAGLEGLVISLVLPLVTMVLASGAFGNEVEDRTLSLLTTKPVPRWSLALSKLMGTIAVAGPIMVAVSVVVTALPPERDGGVILAAAVGSAVGVIVYASVFTWAGLVTTRALAFGLVYVLLWEALITTFLSGTRYLSVRSYVIGIMHGMEGSPFNGDLAIGYTTAIVGAGVVTVLFFALAVRRLSRMDVP
- a CDS encoding DUF3352 domain-containing protein; its protein translation is MPLLVKILLGLFTLSAAGAAAGTAFVLVVLNNPSEATAQYIPASAPAYFSVNLRPGLGQTLDAGNFFSKIDSAELEDWREEQLDEGEDETGIHPTEDVNFWLGTDISAAILNDDIDDLEWVVMFQVGEREGAEDFAEDLADYISDESGMDLEEDSSDDLSLWIAEDDEIAIALSDEYLLIGDSEDTVMDIAENTEDPPSRSLVDNEAFAAAREAAPSPRVAFGYLDLEALWPDGADLLDLGGTSEQLREELEENWPVYVSMSTSFQNDGVRMDFSYFLEEEAIDWDGQPVQAQQVLPSDSLVAISTTEILETWVEWWEIIEETDPYAADDLHQLLLDFEAEAGIDVEEDVLDTLSGELAAALLPSDFDFSSEDGVLDSPVHALLLAGLEDPETLEDTLDTLLGNVEQDYDYSREDIGEFEAVTVSPDQVDESLGEYSPSFVVMDDWAALGSTLESLEELHDALTGASDSLDDNAEFRRVMDAAPAPVHYFMYLNVFALVEAIDGALDGDDRDTFRNDVQPYIKNLSAFLITTTVTAQEVRTSAILTVVE